One Ignavibacteriota bacterium DNA segment encodes these proteins:
- a CDS encoding HDIG domain-containing protein: MTRQQALDLLHEYTLTEPLRKHALAVEAAMSAYARKFGEDEELWCVVGLLHDFDYERFPSYPDHPTKGSEILKEKGVADEVRRVIMSHVPDTGIPRDTRMAKALFACDELCGFIMAAAVIRPNKIADLEVSSVKKKLKDKAFARAVSREDITGGAADLGVPLEEHIGFVIAAMRERASVLGL, translated from the coding sequence GTGACACGACAGCAAGCACTCGACCTGCTCCACGAATACACTCTCACCGAACCCCTCCGCAAACATGCCCTTGCCGTGGAAGCGGCGATGAGCGCCTACGCCCGGAAGTTCGGGGAGGACGAAGAACTGTGGTGCGTTGTCGGCCTGCTGCATGACTTCGATTACGAACGGTTCCCTTCGTATCCTGACCATCCCACGAAGGGGTCGGAGATCCTGAAGGAGAAGGGGGTGGCTGACGAGGTGCGGCGCGTGATCATGTCGCACGTGCCGGACACAGGGATCCCCCGCGATACACGCATGGCGAAGGCGCTCTTCGCCTGCGACGAATTGTGTGGTTTCATCATGGCCGCTGCCGTGATCCGTCCGAACAAGATCGCCGACCTCGAGGTCTCGTCCGTCAAGAAGAAGCTGAAGGACAAGGCGTTCGCGCGTGCCGTGAGCCGGGAAGACATCACCGGCGGTGCCGCCGACCTCGGCGTCCCCCTCGAAGAACATATCGGCTTCGTCATCGCGGCGATGCGTGAGCGCGCGAGTGTCCTCGGCCTCTGA
- a CDS encoding response regulator transcription factor, producing MDVLIVEDEQLAADRLADLLREIDPAIRIAAIHGSVADAVAWLRLHTADLLFLDIQLADGLSFDIFDSITVKSPIIFTTAYDQYALRAFKVNSIDYLLKPIRAADLRESLAKVGSMARALQPDMEELLRQVKGSSPQYKRRFLIQFGEKIRIVETPDVAYFHALEGSVFLTTTSRQCYPVDQTLDALEELLDPEHFFRINRKMIVSFKAIHAMVPWSRSRLRLTLEPAEPKGIEALVSVERAATFRKWMDT from the coding sequence ATGGACGTTCTCATCGTTGAAGATGAACAGCTCGCCGCGGATCGTCTCGCGGATCTCCTGCGCGAGATCGATCCGGCCATCCGCATCGCTGCAATACACGGATCGGTGGCTGACGCCGTGGCATGGCTCCGTCTGCACACGGCGGACCTCCTCTTCCTGGATATCCAGCTTGCCGATGGACTGAGCTTCGACATCTTCGATTCCATCACGGTCAAGAGCCCGATCATCTTCACGACGGCCTACGACCAGTATGCGCTTCGCGCCTTCAAGGTCAACAGCATCGATTACCTCCTCAAGCCGATCCGCGCTGCCGATCTCCGGGAAAGTCTGGCGAAGGTCGGGAGCATGGCCCGGGCACTGCAACCCGATATGGAGGAGTTGCTCCGGCAGGTGAAGGGTTCATCCCCGCAGTACAAGCGGCGGTTCCTGATCCAGTTCGGGGAAAAGATACGTATCGTGGAGACCCCCGACGTGGCGTACTTTCATGCCCTGGAGGGCTCCGTATTCCTCACCACTACCTCACGCCAGTGCTACCCTGTTGATCAGACCCTGGATGCACTGGAGGAGCTCCTCGACCCGGAGCATTTCTTCAGGATCAACCGGAAGATGATCGTCTCTTTCAAGGCCATCCACGCGATGGTCCCCTGGTCGCGCTCCCGGCTCCGGCTCACACTTGAACCTGCCGAACCGAAAGGCATCGAAGCCCTTGTCAGCGTGGAACGCGCGGCGACGTTTCGGAAGTGGATGGATACCTGA
- a CDS encoding histidine kinase yields MKLNRTSFLFILAIVAAIEAIIILYNNATGYILLGGPLEFLFRLAFGTFAATPVAILLFLINGAVIRTLDRLMPWERAFVTRIPGEALLATVIGSVPGAALTVAVHALAPYADSLMKNVVNNALIAGVLNVIIMAGLEAFMASRRTAEERRRAEVLERENAEIRFTLLKTQLNPHFLFNSLNVLSSLIGRDPARAQQFVDEFAAAYRYILEVIDLPLVGLRRELAFVRSYLYLQSLRFTDAVHVDIEVATDQLDLLVPPLAVQTVVENAFKHNRATAEAPLHITIAARDGLLVVRNNLQLRSAGTHSTGIGLNNLRKRFDHLGTVPPRFTLAHDQFIAELPLIIHE; encoded by the coding sequence ATGAAACTCAACCGCACATCCTTTCTCTTCATCCTTGCGATCGTCGCCGCCATCGAGGCGATCATCATCCTGTATAACAATGCGACAGGCTACATCCTCCTGGGCGGGCCACTCGAATTCCTCTTCCGGCTCGCCTTCGGCACCTTCGCAGCGACACCTGTTGCTATCCTGTTGTTCCTGATCAACGGCGCTGTCATCCGGACGCTTGACAGGCTCATGCCATGGGAGCGAGCGTTTGTCACCCGGATCCCCGGCGAAGCTCTGCTGGCCACCGTGATCGGCTCCGTGCCCGGGGCCGCTCTCACTGTTGCCGTCCATGCGCTGGCCCCCTATGCGGACAGCCTCATGAAGAATGTGGTCAACAACGCCTTGATCGCCGGGGTCCTGAACGTCATCATCATGGCCGGCCTGGAGGCATTCATGGCATCGCGCAGGACCGCGGAAGAGCGGCGGCGCGCCGAGGTGCTTGAGCGCGAGAATGCGGAGATCCGCTTCACGTTGCTGAAGACCCAATTGAATCCGCATTTCCTGTTCAACAGCCTGAACGTCCTCTCTTCACTGATCGGCCGGGATCCTGCACGTGCGCAGCAATTCGTGGACGAGTTCGCGGCCGCCTACAGGTACATCCTGGAGGTCATCGACCTCCCGCTCGTGGGACTCCGCCGCGAGTTGGCATTTGTCCGATCCTACCTGTACCTCCAATCTCTCCGGTTCACCGATGCGGTGCACGTCGATATCGAGGTCGCGACCGACCAGCTTGACCTGCTCGTTCCGCCTCTCGCCGTGCAGACGGTGGTGGAGAACGCCTTCAAGCACAACAGGGCCACGGCCGAAGCCCCCCTCCACATCACCATTGCAGCCAGGGACGGCCTGCTGGTCGTGCGGAACAACCTGCAACTCCGGTCGGCAGGGACCCATTCAACGGGGATCGGCCTGAACAATCTCCGCAAGCGCTTCGACCACCTTGGCACAGTTCCTCCACGGTTCACACTGGCGCATGACCAGTTCATAGCAGAACTCCCACTCATCATCCACGAATGA
- a CDS encoding hydrogenase maturation protease, which translates to MNSGILVIGIGNEFRSDDGLGLYAARELKRRGCAGVTVIEHPGEGSSLHEAWQGCGCAMLIDAVSSGGTPGSVHRVDCHRDPVPHSLFRSSSHTFGVSEAIALGRTLGSLPGVLLLYGVEGRTFEPGRGLSEAVVRGIPALIARIEEDIADLTHRTQPAGGYA; encoded by the coding sequence ATGAACAGCGGGATCCTTGTGATCGGCATCGGGAATGAGTTCCGTTCGGACGATGGGCTCGGACTGTATGCCGCGCGGGAGTTGAAACGGCGTGGCTGTGCCGGCGTGACCGTGATCGAGCATCCGGGCGAAGGGTCATCCCTTCACGAGGCCTGGCAGGGGTGCGGCTGCGCCATGCTCATCGATGCGGTCAGCTCCGGGGGTACGCCGGGCAGCGTCCACCGGGTCGATTGCCATCGTGATCCGGTCCCGCATTCGCTTTTTCGGTCCTCAAGTCATACCTTTGGGGTGTCAGAGGCGATCGCGCTCGGGCGAACCCTGGGGTCTCTCCCCGGTGTGCTGCTGCTGTACGGCGTCGAAGGGCGCACCTTTGAGCCCGGACGCGGCCTCAGTGAGGCCGTCGTGCGCGGCATTCCCGCGCTCATCGCCCGGATCGAGGAGGACATTGCCGACCTGACGCACCGTACGCAACCAGCCGGAGGATATGCGTGA